In Ensifer canadensis, a genomic segment contains:
- a CDS encoding iron-containing alcohol dehydrogenase, whose amino-acid sequence MTITANWSYPTAIKFGAGRIKELAEHCKAVGMKKPLLITDRGLAPMPITQNALDILEANGLGRAIFADVDPNPNDVNLAAGVKAFKDGGHDGVVAFGGGSGLDLGKCVAFMAGQSRRPVWDFEDVGDWWTRASVEGIAPIVAVPTTAGTGSEVGRASVITNSASHVKKVIFHPKFLPAVTICDPELTVGMPKVITAGTGMDAFAHCLEAYSSPFYHPMSAGIALEGMRLVKEYLPRAYKDGTDIEARANLMSAAAMGAVAFQKGLGAIHSLSHPVGAIYNTHHGMTNAVVMPPVLRFNRSAIEDRIVRAAAYLGISGGFDGFYDYVLKLREELGVPDKLSALGVGTDRIDEMSEMAIVDPTAGGNPVELTLDAAKKLFRECI is encoded by the coding sequence ATGACGATCACCGCGAACTGGAGCTACCCGACCGCCATCAAGTTTGGCGCCGGCCGGATCAAGGAGCTTGCCGAACATTGCAAGGCTGTCGGCATGAAGAAGCCGCTGTTGATCACCGACCGTGGCCTGGCGCCGATGCCGATCACGCAGAATGCGCTCGATATCCTCGAGGCCAACGGCCTTGGCCGGGCGATCTTCGCCGACGTCGATCCGAACCCGAATGACGTCAACCTCGCCGCCGGCGTCAAGGCGTTCAAGGACGGCGGCCATGATGGCGTCGTCGCCTTCGGCGGCGGTTCCGGCCTCGATCTCGGCAAGTGCGTGGCCTTCATGGCCGGCCAGAGCCGCCGCCCGGTCTGGGACTTCGAGGATGTCGGCGACTGGTGGACACGTGCGAGCGTCGAAGGCATCGCGCCGATCGTCGCGGTGCCGACGACAGCGGGCACCGGCTCAGAGGTTGGCCGCGCCAGCGTCATCACCAACTCCGCCAGCCATGTGAAGAAGGTGATCTTCCACCCGAAGTTCCTGCCAGCCGTCACCATCTGCGACCCGGAACTGACGGTCGGCATGCCGAAAGTGATTACCGCCGGCACCGGCATGGACGCCTTTGCCCATTGCCTGGAAGCCTATTCTTCGCCGTTCTACCATCCGATGTCGGCCGGTATCGCGCTTGAAGGCATGCGCCTGGTCAAGGAATACCTGCCGCGCGCGTACAAGGACGGCACCGATATCGAAGCACGCGCCAACCTGATGAGCGCGGCCGCCATGGGTGCCGTCGCCTTCCAGAAGGGGCTCGGCGCGATCCATTCGCTGTCGCATCCGGTCGGTGCGATCTACAACACCCATCACGGCATGACCAATGCCGTGGTGATGCCGCCGGTGCTGCGCTTCAACCGCAGCGCGATCGAGGACAGGATCGTCAGGGCGGCCGCCTATCTCGGCATTTCCGGTGGCTTCGACGGTTTCTACGACTACGTGCTGAAGCTGCGCGAGGAACTCGGCGTTCCCGACAAGCTTTCCGCACTCGGCGTCGGCACCGACCGTATCGACGAGATGTCGGAAATGGCGATCGTCGATCCGACCGCCGGCGGCAACCCGGTTGAACTGACGCTCGATGCGGCCAAGAAGCTGTTCAGGGAGTGCATTTGA
- a CDS encoding aldehyde dehydrogenase family protein, with product MSMIKCISPVNGEVYAERPALPLEMAKQAVAHARQAQKSWARRPLDERVNLVLSGVARLNEMVDEVVPELAWQMGRPVRHGGEFKGFNERSNYVASIAADALKPILVEESDRFGRRIEREPHGVVFVIAPWNYPYMTAINTVAPALMAGNTVVIKHASQTILVGERMVRAFVEAGVPADVFQNVFLDHETTAALIAAKSFDFINFTGSVEGGRSIERAAAGTFTGLGLELGGKDPGYVMEDADLDAAVDTLMDGATFNSGQCCCGIERIYVHESLYDAFVEKSVAWVSNYKLGNPLDPETTLGPMAHKRFAATVREQIADAIAKGAKALVDPKLFPQDDGGAYLAPQVLVDVDHSMAFMREETFGPAVGIMKVKSDSQAIELMNDCQYGLTVSLWTQDADRASRIGRDLETGTVFMNRADYLDPALCWTGVKETGRGGSLSVIGFQNLTRPKSYHLKKVTA from the coding sequence ATGAGCATGATCAAGTGTATTTCTCCGGTGAACGGAGAGGTTTATGCCGAGCGCCCGGCGCTGCCGCTGGAAATGGCCAAGCAGGCCGTCGCCCACGCGCGCCAGGCGCAGAAGAGCTGGGCCCGCCGTCCGCTGGACGAGCGCGTCAACCTGGTACTATCAGGCGTTGCCCGTCTCAACGAGATGGTCGACGAGGTCGTGCCGGAACTGGCCTGGCAGATGGGCCGGCCGGTGCGCCACGGCGGCGAGTTCAAGGGTTTCAACGAGCGCTCGAACTATGTCGCTTCGATTGCTGCCGACGCGCTGAAGCCGATCCTCGTCGAAGAGAGCGACCGCTTTGGCCGTCGTATCGAGCGCGAGCCGCATGGCGTGGTCTTCGTCATCGCGCCGTGGAACTACCCCTACATGACCGCGATCAACACGGTCGCGCCGGCGCTGATGGCCGGCAACACGGTGGTCATCAAGCATGCCAGCCAGACGATCCTCGTCGGCGAACGCATGGTGCGCGCCTTCGTCGAGGCCGGCGTTCCGGCCGACGTGTTCCAGAACGTTTTCCTCGACCATGAGACGACGGCGGCGCTGATCGCGGCGAAAAGCTTCGACTTCATCAACTTCACCGGCTCGGTCGAAGGCGGCCGGTCGATCGAGCGCGCGGCCGCCGGAACGTTCACCGGTCTCGGCCTCGAACTCGGCGGCAAGGATCCGGGCTATGTCATGGAAGACGCCGATCTCGATGCGGCCGTCGACACGCTGATGGATGGCGCTACCTTCAATTCCGGCCAGTGCTGCTGCGGCATCGAGCGCATCTATGTGCATGAATCGCTCTATGACGCCTTCGTCGAGAAGTCGGTTGCCTGGGTGTCGAACTACAAGCTCGGCAACCCGCTCGATCCGGAAACGACGCTTGGCCCGATGGCGCACAAGCGCTTCGCCGCAACTGTGCGCGAGCAGATCGCCGATGCGATCGCCAAGGGCGCCAAGGCGCTGGTCGATCCGAAACTATTCCCGCAGGATGATGGCGGCGCCTATCTCGCGCCGCAGGTGCTTGTTGATGTCGATCACTCGATGGCCTTCATGCGCGAAGAAACCTTCGGTCCGGCGGTCGGCATCATGAAGGTGAAGAGCGACAGCCAGGCGATCGAGCTGATGAACGATTGCCAGTACGGTCTGACCGTGTCGCTGTGGACCCAGGATGCGGACCGCGCCTCGCGCATCGGCCGCGACCTTGAAACCGGCACCGTTTTCATGAACCGCGCCGACTATCTCGATCCGGCCTTGTGCTGGACCGGCGTCAAGGAAACCGGCCGCGGCGGCTCGCTTTCGGTCATCGGCTTCCAGAACCTTACCCGTCCGAAATCCTACCATCTGAAGAAAGTCACAGCATGA
- a CDS encoding glutamine synthetase family protein: MSYSFEQLKEDVAAGRIDTVLACQVDMQGRLMGKRFHAQYFVDSAWQETHSCNYLLATDMEMETVSGYKATSWEKGYGDYTMKPDLSTLRRIPWLEGTALVLCDMLDHHTHAEVPHSPRAILKKQIARLEAMGLKAFMASELEFFLFDQTYDDARQSGYRDLQLVSGYNEDYHIFQTTKEEDVMRAIRNGLQGADIPVENSKGEASAGQEEINVRYADALTMADRHAIIKNGCKEIAWSRGKAITFLAKWNYSAAGSSSHIHQSLWSPDGKTPKFFDKDGKYGMSEQMRQYVAGLLSHASEITYFLAPYINSYKRFMAGTFAPTKAVWSKDNRTAGYRLCGEDTKAIRIECRVGGSDLNPYLAFAALLAAGISGIEGKMELEAPFVGDAYGGKNVREIPRTLRAATEALTGSKMLRAAFGDDVIDHYVRAAEWEQEEYDRRVTDWEVARGFERA, translated from the coding sequence ATGAGCTATTCGTTCGAGCAATTGAAAGAGGATGTCGCCGCCGGCCGCATCGATACGGTTCTCGCCTGCCAAGTCGACATGCAGGGCCGGCTGATGGGCAAGCGCTTCCACGCGCAGTATTTCGTCGACAGCGCCTGGCAGGAAACGCATAGCTGCAACTACCTGCTGGCGACCGACATGGAGATGGAGACCGTCTCCGGCTACAAGGCGACGAGCTGGGAGAAGGGCTATGGCGACTACACGATGAAGCCGGACCTTTCGACGCTGCGGCGCATTCCGTGGCTCGAAGGCACCGCACTCGTGCTGTGCGACATGCTCGATCATCACACCCATGCCGAAGTGCCGCATTCACCGCGCGCCATCCTGAAGAAGCAGATCGCGCGGCTGGAGGCGATGGGCCTCAAGGCGTTCATGGCGAGCGAGCTCGAATTCTTCCTGTTCGATCAGACCTATGACGACGCGCGCCAGTCCGGCTATCGCGACCTGCAGCTGGTCAGCGGCTACAACGAGGACTACCACATCTTCCAGACCACCAAGGAAGAGGATGTAATGCGGGCGATCCGCAACGGCCTGCAGGGCGCGGATATCCCGGTCGAGAATTCCAAGGGCGAGGCGTCCGCCGGCCAGGAAGAGATCAACGTGCGCTATGCCGACGCGCTGACGATGGCCGACCGGCATGCGATCATCAAGAACGGCTGCAAGGAGATTGCCTGGTCGCGCGGCAAGGCGATCACCTTCCTCGCCAAGTGGAACTATTCGGCCGCGGGCTCCTCCTCGCATATCCACCAGTCGCTGTGGAGCCCTGACGGCAAGACGCCGAAATTCTTCGACAAGGACGGCAAATACGGCATGTCGGAGCAGATGCGCCAATATGTGGCCGGCCTGCTCAGCCACGCCAGCGAGATCACCTATTTCCTCGCGCCCTACATCAACTCCTACAAGCGCTTCATGGCCGGCACCTTCGCGCCGACCAAGGCGGTGTGGAGCAAGGACAACCGCACGGCCGGCTACCGCCTCTGCGGTGAAGACACCAAGGCGATCCGCATCGAGTGCCGCGTCGGCGGCTCCGATCTCAACCCTTATCTCGCCTTCGCGGCTTTGCTCGCGGCCGGCATTTCCGGTATCGAAGGCAAGATGGAACTGGAAGCGCCCTTCGTCGGCGATGCCTACGGCGGCAAGAACGTGCGCGAGATCCCGCGCACCCTGCGCGCCGCCACCGAGGCGCTGACGGGGTCCAAGATGCTGCGTGCCGCCTTCGGCGACGACGTCATCGACCACTATGTCCGCGCGGCCGAGTGGGAGCAGGAAGAATACGACCGTCGCGTCACCGACTGGGAAGTGGCGCGCGGCTTCGAGCGGGCCTGA
- a CDS encoding amino acid permease, protein MSDYSDLDKKQDMQVLHSMGYAQELERRMSQFSNFAVSFSIICILSGGINSLAQATSGAGGAAIGIGWPLGCFISLVFAVAMAQISSAYPTAGGLYHWGSILGNRFTGWVTAWFNLLGLVTVLGAINVGTYYFFMGSFGTPYFGLADTTLTRIIFLAVITGAQALVNHMGIGLTAKLTDFSGYLIFATAILLALVCLAVADSYDIARLFTFSNYSGETGGNVWPATSGTWVFLLGLLLPIYTITGYDASAHTSEETVKAAESVPRGMVSSVLWSALFGYIMLCSFVLMLPNMDEAAKQGWNVFFWAMDAQVHPVIKDVLYLAILVSQWLCGLATVTSVSRMIFAFSRDGGLPASKALAKVSPSYRTPVAAIWTGSILSVLFVWGSSLVSIGETPVYTIVVSCTVIFLFFSFAIPITLGLFAWGTSKWDKMGPWNLGEGMFKLFAVLSIIAMVLIFVLGIQPPNDWALYITVGFLALTAIIWFGLENRRFRGPPIGDEVARRQAEIAAAEKAVGQV, encoded by the coding sequence ATGTCAGACTACAGTGATCTCGACAAAAAGCAGGACATGCAGGTCCTGCATTCGATGGGCTATGCCCAGGAGCTCGAGCGGCGAATGAGCCAGTTCTCGAACTTCGCGGTCTCATTCTCCATCATCTGCATTCTCTCCGGCGGCATCAACTCGCTGGCGCAGGCGACGTCGGGTGCGGGTGGGGCCGCAATCGGCATCGGCTGGCCGCTTGGCTGCTTCATTTCGCTCGTCTTTGCCGTCGCCATGGCGCAGATCAGCTCGGCCTATCCGACGGCCGGCGGCCTTTATCACTGGGGCTCGATCCTCGGCAACCGCTTCACCGGCTGGGTAACCGCCTGGTTCAACCTGCTCGGTCTCGTCACCGTTCTCGGCGCCATCAACGTCGGCACCTATTACTTCTTCATGGGCTCGTTCGGCACGCCGTATTTCGGTCTTGCGGATACGACGCTCACCCGCATCATCTTCCTTGCGGTCATCACGGGCGCTCAGGCGCTGGTAAACCACATGGGCATCGGGCTTACGGCCAAGCTCACCGACTTCTCGGGTTACCTGATCTTCGCAACGGCGATCCTGCTTGCGCTCGTGTGCCTTGCCGTCGCCGACAGCTACGACATCGCCCGCCTCTTCACCTTCTCCAACTATTCCGGCGAGACGGGTGGAAACGTATGGCCGGCGACCTCGGGCACCTGGGTGTTCCTGCTCGGCCTGTTGCTGCCGATCTACACGATCACCGGCTACGACGCCTCCGCGCACACCTCGGAAGAAACCGTAAAGGCGGCAGAATCCGTGCCGCGCGGCATGGTCTCGTCGGTGCTGTGGTCGGCGCTGTTCGGCTACATCATGCTTTGCTCCTTCGTGCTGATGCTGCCGAACATGGACGAAGCCGCCAAGCAGGGCTGGAACGTGTTCTTCTGGGCAATGGACGCGCAGGTTCACCCTGTGATCAAGGACGTGCTCTACCTCGCCATCCTCGTCAGCCAGTGGCTGTGCGGCCTGGCAACCGTCACGTCGGTCTCGCGCATGATCTTCGCCTTCTCGCGTGACGGCGGCCTGCCGGCGTCCAAGGCTCTGGCCAAGGTCAGCCCGAGCTACCGCACGCCGGTGGCTGCGATCTGGACCGGTTCGATCCTCTCCGTGCTCTTCGTCTGGGGCTCGTCGCTGGTCTCGATCGGCGAAACGCCGGTCTATACGATCGTCGTATCGTGCACCGTCATCTTCCTGTTCTTCTCCTTCGCGATCCCGATCACGCTCGGTCTGTTCGCCTGGGGTACGTCGAAGTGGGACAAGATGGGTCCGTGGAACCTGGGCGAGGGCATGTTCAAGCTCTTCGCGGTGCTCTCGATCATCGCCATGGTGCTGATCTTCGTTCTCGGCATCCAGCCGCCAAACGACTGGGCGCTCTACATCACCGTCGGCTTCTTGGCGCTGACTGCGATCATCTGGTTCGGCCTGGAAAACCGCCGGTTCCGCGGTCCGCCGATCGGCGATGAAGTGGCTCGCCGCCAGGCGGAAATCGCCGCTGCCGAAAAGGCGGTCGGCCAAGTCTAA
- a CDS encoding N-formylglutamate amidohydrolase, translating to MTRLLTDTDGDPVAIENAAGRGDIVLVCEHASRRVPERLGSLGLSPQALESHIAWDPGALAVAEFLSRKLDAVLIYQRFSRLAYDCNRPPEADGAMPAVSEVYEVPGNRDMAEEERRARVDEIYLPFHDAISQFVTERKAKGRPPVVVTMHSFTPVYFGKPRSVEVGILHDADSRLADQMLTFATRGKVAYDIRRNEPYGPADGVTHSLIEYGVHNGLPNVMIEIRNDLIRNEIGQRVMADYLEGLLSKGVAALSAK from the coding sequence TTGACGCGACTTTTGACCGATACAGATGGCGATCCGGTTGCGATCGAGAACGCGGCCGGGAGAGGCGATATCGTTCTCGTTTGCGAACATGCGTCGCGCCGGGTGCCGGAGCGTCTCGGTTCGCTCGGCCTTTCGCCGCAGGCGCTCGAAAGCCACATTGCCTGGGACCCGGGCGCGCTCGCGGTTGCAGAGTTTCTGTCGCGCAAGCTCGACGCGGTCCTGATCTACCAGCGCTTTTCGCGCCTTGCCTATGATTGCAACCGCCCGCCGGAGGCCGACGGCGCCATGCCTGCCGTCAGCGAAGTCTATGAGGTTCCGGGCAACCGCGACATGGCGGAGGAGGAGCGCCGGGCACGGGTCGACGAGATCTACCTGCCGTTTCACGACGCCATCAGCCAGTTCGTGACCGAGCGCAAGGCCAAAGGCCGACCGCCGGTGGTCGTCACGATGCATTCGTTCACGCCCGTCTATTTCGGCAAGCCGCGTTCCGTCGAAGTGGGCATCCTGCATGATGCCGACAGCCGGCTCGCCGATCAGATGCTGACCTTCGCAACCAGGGGCAAGGTCGCCTACGATATCCGCCGCAACGAGCCTTACGGGCCGGCCGACGGCGTTACGCACAGTCTGATCGAATACGGCGTCCACAACGGGCTGCCGAATGTGATGATCGAGATCCGCAACGATCTCATTCGAAACGAGATCGGCCAGAGGGTCATGGCCGATTATCTGGAAGGGCTGCTCAGCAAAGGCGTGGCAGCGCTTTCAGCAAAATAA
- a CDS encoding MurR/RpiR family transcriptional regulator has translation MTSKATPTTVSDVINAHFAALTRAERQLAETLLDNYPVSGLGSITTVAENAGVSTPTVARMVQKLGFKGFPDFQSRLHQELEATISNPITKHDRWAASAPGTHTLNRFADAAMNNMRETLAQIEPREFDEAVALIADRKRNVYLLGGRITRAVADYLFTHLQVIRPGVTEIASNASAWPHYVLDMRHGDVLILFDIRRYEQEMETLAKSARERGVEIVLFTDRWSSPVAKSASKVFRSQIEVPSAWDSSVVILFLVEALIEAVQSTNWDATRDRMKTLEGLFDSTRIFRKPV, from the coding sequence ATGACTAGCAAGGCGACACCCACGACGGTGTCGGATGTGATCAACGCCCACTTCGCCGCGCTGACCCGCGCGGAAAGACAGTTGGCAGAGACACTTCTCGACAACTATCCCGTATCGGGACTCGGTTCGATCACCACGGTCGCCGAGAACGCCGGCGTATCGACTCCGACCGTCGCCCGCATGGTGCAAAAGCTTGGTTTCAAAGGCTTTCCCGATTTCCAGTCGCGGCTGCACCAGGAGCTGGAAGCCACGATTTCCAACCCGATCACCAAGCATGACCGCTGGGCCGCAAGCGCGCCGGGCACCCACACGCTCAATCGCTTTGCCGATGCCGCCATGAACAACATGCGCGAGACGCTGGCGCAGATCGAGCCGCGCGAATTCGACGAGGCGGTCGCCCTTATCGCCGACCGCAAGCGCAACGTCTATCTGCTTGGCGGCCGCATCACCCGCGCCGTTGCCGATTATCTCTTCACCCATCTGCAGGTGATCCGCCCTGGTGTCACCGAAATCGCGTCGAATGCCAGCGCATGGCCACACTACGTGCTCGACATGCGCCACGGCGACGTGCTGATTCTCTTCGACATCCGCCGTTACGAGCAGGAAATGGAGACGCTGGCGAAATCGGCGCGCGAACGCGGCGTCGAGATCGTCCTCTTCACCGATCGCTGGAGCTCGCCGGTGGCAAAATCCGCCTCCAAGGTCTTCCGCTCGCAGATCGAGGTGCCCTCGGCCTGGGACAGTTCAGTGGTGATCCTGTTTCTGGTCGAGGCCCTGATCGAGGCCGTCCAGAGCACCAACTGGGACGCAACCCGCGACCGGATGAAGACGCTAGAGGGATTGTTCGATTCGACCCGCATCTTTCGCAAACCGGTTTAG
- a CDS encoding ABC transporter substrate-binding protein: MISTTQRLLSLSTAMLLATTAIAAAEPSEELIAAAKKEGSLTTIALPHNWCGYGDVIAGFKAKYGLEVNELNPDAGSGDEIEAIKANKGNTGPQAPDVIDVGLSFGPSAKAEGLIQPYKVSTWDSIPDSAKDAEGYWYGDYYGVLSFVVNTDIVKDVPKDWADLKKSDYANSVAMAGDPRASNQAVQAVYAAGLAAGETDAVKAGETGLGFFAEVNKAGNFVPVIGKSASLAQGSTPVVIAWDYNGLSWRDSLNGNPPVEVVVPASGVVAGVYVQAISAYAPHPNAAKLWMEYLYSDEGQLGWLKGYCHPIRFNDLAKNGKIPQELLDKLPPAAAYEKAVFPTLEEQAKGKEAITTKWDSVVGANVQ, from the coding sequence GTGATTTCAACGACTCAACGCCTGCTCTCGCTTTCCACCGCCATGCTTCTGGCAACGACGGCCATCGCCGCTGCCGAGCCGAGCGAAGAGCTCATCGCCGCCGCCAAAAAGGAAGGCTCGCTGACCACCATCGCACTTCCGCACAACTGGTGCGGCTATGGCGACGTCATCGCAGGCTTCAAGGCCAAGTATGGCCTGGAAGTCAACGAGCTGAACCCGGATGCCGGTTCGGGCGACGAAATCGAAGCCATCAAGGCCAACAAGGGCAACACCGGCCCGCAGGCGCCTGACGTCATCGACGTCGGTCTCTCCTTCGGTCCGTCGGCCAAGGCCGAAGGCCTGATCCAGCCCTACAAGGTCTCCACTTGGGATTCGATCCCGGATTCGGCCAAGGACGCCGAAGGTTACTGGTACGGCGACTACTACGGCGTTCTCTCCTTCGTGGTGAACACCGACATCGTCAAGGACGTGCCGAAGGACTGGGCCGACCTGAAGAAGTCGGACTACGCCAACTCGGTCGCCATGGCCGGCGACCCGCGCGCCTCCAACCAGGCGGTTCAGGCCGTCTACGCCGCCGGCCTCGCCGCTGGCGAAACCGATGCCGTCAAGGCTGGTGAAACGGGCCTCGGCTTCTTCGCCGAAGTCAACAAGGCCGGCAACTTCGTTCCGGTTATCGGCAAGTCCGCCTCGCTCGCGCAGGGCTCGACCCCGGTCGTGATCGCCTGGGACTACAACGGCCTTTCCTGGCGCGACAGCCTCAACGGCAACCCGCCGGTTGAAGTCGTCGTTCCGGCTTCGGGCGTCGTCGCCGGCGTCTACGTCCAGGCGATCTCGGCCTACGCGCCGCACCCGAACGCGGCAAAGCTGTGGATGGAGTATCTTTATTCCGACGAAGGTCAGCTCGGCTGGCTGAAGGGCTATTGCCACCCGATCCGCTTCAACGACCTCGCCAAGAACGGCAAGATCCCGCAGGAACTGCTCGACAAGCTGCCGCCGGCAGCAGCCTACGAAAAGGCTGTCTTCCCGACGCTCGAAGAGCAGGCCAAGGGCAAGGAAGCGATTACCACCAAGTGGGATAGCGTCGTCGGCGCAAACGTGCAGTAA
- a CDS encoding ABC transporter permease codes for MSTASPTLISKRAVIDWLGIAPFMLFALLFLIIPTLYLVTGAFLTPDGSFTFKNIGDLFTPSILSAYWISIRISIASSIGGALIGFFLAWAIVLGGVPTWIRSGLLTFSGVASNFAGVPLAFAFLATLGRTGLVTVFLREWFGFNLYSTGFNLLSFFGLTITYMYFQIPLMVLILTPALDGLKKEWREASEILGASTWQYWRMVALPILWPSLLGTTLLLFANAFGAIATAYALTGSSLNIVPILLYAQIRGDVLHNPNLGYALALGMIVITGISNVLYIWLRMRAERWQK; via the coding sequence ATGAGCACCGCTTCACCGACCTTGATCAGCAAGCGAGCCGTCATCGACTGGCTCGGCATTGCCCCCTTCATGCTTTTCGCGCTGCTGTTCCTGATCATCCCGACGCTTTATCTCGTCACCGGCGCGTTCCTGACGCCCGATGGCAGCTTTACCTTCAAGAACATCGGCGATCTGTTCACGCCCTCGATCCTCAGCGCCTACTGGATCTCGATCCGGATCTCGATCGCGTCCTCGATCGGCGGCGCGCTGATCGGCTTCTTCCTCGCCTGGGCAATCGTGCTCGGCGGCGTGCCGACCTGGATCCGCTCGGGCCTCCTGACCTTTTCGGGCGTCGCCTCGAACTTCGCCGGCGTGCCGCTCGCCTTCGCCTTCCTCGCGACCCTCGGGCGCACCGGCCTCGTCACCGTCTTCCTGCGCGAATGGTTCGGCTTCAATCTCTATTCGACCGGCTTCAACCTGCTGTCGTTTTTCGGATTGACCATCACCTACATGTATTTCCAGATCCCGCTGATGGTGCTGATCCTGACGCCGGCGCTCGATGGTCTGAAGAAAGAATGGCGCGAAGCCTCTGAAATCCTTGGCGCCTCGACCTGGCAGTACTGGCGCATGGTGGCGCTGCCGATCCTGTGGCCGAGCCTGCTCGGCACCACGCTCCTGCTGTTTGCCAACGCCTTCGGCGCGATCGCCACGGCCTATGCCTTGACCGGGTCCTCGCTCAACATCGTGCCGATCCTGCTCTATGCGCAGATCCGCGGCGACGTGCTGCACAATCCGAACCTCGGCTATGCGCTGGCGCTCGGCATGATCGTCATCACCGGCATCTCGAACGTTCTCTATATCTGGCTGCGTATGCGCGCCGAACGGTGGCAGAAATGA
- a CDS encoding ABC transporter permease, translating to MKAQRLGAWIAIAIGASYFIIPLLGTLEFSLRMRRGEYSFDAYRSVFSDLQFRETFGYSMMMAVLTIVFGMLLVVPTAYWVRLRLPQVRPIIEFITLLPLVIPAIVIVFGYLRLYNSSSWIPLTGSISGTNALLMFSYMTLSLPYMYRAVDTAMRAIDVRTLTEAAESLGAKWPTILFRCIFPNVMSGVLSGAFITFAIVMGEFTMAALLNRPAFGPYLQLVGANKAYEPSALAVIAFAITWLSMGLIQLVSRIQKSAPAKA from the coding sequence ATGAAAGCACAACGTCTCGGCGCCTGGATCGCCATCGCCATCGGTGCAAGCTACTTCATCATCCCGCTGCTGGGCACGCTGGAATTCTCGCTGCGCATGCGCCGCGGCGAATACTCGTTCGACGCCTATCGCTCGGTCTTCTCCGACCTGCAGTTCCGCGAGACCTTCGGCTATTCGATGATGATGGCCGTGTTGACCATCGTCTTCGGCATGCTGCTGGTGGTGCCGACCGCCTATTGGGTCCGCCTTCGCCTGCCGCAGGTGCGCCCGATCATCGAATTCATCACCCTTCTGCCGCTGGTCATCCCGGCGATCGTCATCGTCTTCGGCTATCTGCGCCTCTACAACTCCTCGTCGTGGATCCCGCTGACCGGCTCGATCTCCGGCACCAATGCGCTGTTGATGTTCTCCTACATGACGCTGTCCCTGCCCTACATGTACCGGGCGGTCGATACCGCGATGCGGGCGATCGACGTCCGCACGCTGACGGAAGCCGCCGAAAGCCTCGGCGCCAAATGGCCGACGATCCTGTTTCGCTGCATCTTCCCCAACGTCATGAGTGGCGTGCTCTCCGGCGCCTTCATCACCTTTGCGATCGTCATGGGCGAATTCACCATGGCCGCGCTGCTCAACCGCCCGGCCTTCGGTCCGTACCTGCAGCTCGTCGGCGCCAACAAGGCCTATGAGCCTTCGGCGCTCGCGGTCATCGCATTCGCCATCACCTGGCTCAGCATGGGTCTGATCCAGCTCGTTTCCCGCATCCAGAAATCCGCTCCGGCCAAGGCTTGA